One window of Mesorhizobium loti R88b genomic DNA carries:
- a CDS encoding SWIM zinc finger family protein, translating to MKTIEALAPDQASLSSASKLTRQSNWPRLEKSEQLGLIWGECQGSGSNPYRVVVDTGDHGYKCTCPSRKFPCKHTLALMWIAATTPASFVAADSTPEWVNDWLGRRRKTTSQPAASVPGAGGKSIGEALRDDESAVVEDAAAIERREAAQRKRAQDTRSAVSAALDELDQWISDQLRLGLAGFVDNSSDRCRRIAARLVDMKATALAGRIDEIPSRLMGLRSEERPDAAIRELGKLVLLAKAWRSTPDDAELRRLVSTSESREQVLANSDAIQVESVWEVLGEKIETRRDGLVSHSTWLLDLKSASPRFALLLDYFPASAGRRSNAFTPGDRFDARLVFYPARQPLRALVVERKGDVLSREWPDFGFDAADPLASHVAKLDTAPWLTDCPIMLPPGAILLDDRGDAWWQSADDPHGIALPIADTVSPTLLGLDLAATAALWSGSRLHLLAAQSGFGRLDLS from the coding sequence TTGAAAACCATCGAAGCGCTCGCGCCCGACCAGGCGTCGCTGAGCTCCGCTTCCAAGTTGACCAGGCAATCGAACTGGCCCCGGCTCGAAAAGAGCGAACAGCTGGGGCTCATCTGGGGAGAATGCCAAGGCTCCGGCTCCAACCCCTATCGCGTGGTCGTCGACACCGGCGACCACGGCTACAAATGCACCTGCCCGTCACGAAAATTTCCCTGCAAGCACACGTTGGCGCTGATGTGGATCGCCGCCACCACGCCAGCCAGTTTTGTTGCAGCCGACTCGACGCCGGAATGGGTGAATGACTGGCTCGGCCGTCGTCGGAAGACGACGTCGCAGCCGGCTGCATCGGTGCCCGGCGCAGGAGGCAAGAGCATTGGCGAGGCCTTGCGCGACGACGAAAGCGCTGTCGTCGAGGACGCAGCGGCGATCGAACGCCGCGAGGCCGCGCAGCGCAAGCGCGCCCAGGATACGCGCTCCGCGGTTTCGGCGGCACTGGACGAGCTCGACCAATGGATATCGGATCAACTGCGGCTCGGCCTTGCCGGTTTTGTCGACAACAGCAGCGATCGTTGCCGCCGCATTGCGGCGCGGCTGGTCGACATGAAGGCGACAGCGCTTGCCGGCCGCATCGACGAGATTCCATCCCGGCTGATGGGGTTGCGCAGCGAAGAGCGCCCGGACGCCGCGATCCGAGAACTTGGCAAGCTCGTGCTGCTGGCCAAGGCCTGGCGATCGACACCTGATGACGCCGAGCTGCGGCGGCTGGTATCAACTTCGGAAAGCCGCGAGCAGGTTCTGGCCAATTCCGACGCGATCCAGGTCGAAAGCGTCTGGGAGGTGCTCGGCGAGAAGATCGAGACGCGCCGCGACGGTCTTGTCAGCCATTCGACCTGGCTGCTCGATCTGAAGAGCGCCAGTCCGCGATTCGCCCTGCTGCTCGACTATTTTCCGGCCTCCGCCGGCCGTCGATCCAACGCGTTCACGCCGGGCGATCGTTTCGATGCAAGGCTGGTCTTTTATCCGGCACGCCAGCCGTTGCGGGCGCTGGTGGTCGAGCGCAAGGGCGATGTCTTGTCGAGGGAATGGCCGGATTTCGGCTTTGACGCAGCCGATCCGCTCGCGTCCCATGTCGCTAAACTGGACACGGCCCCGTGGCTCACCGACTGTCCTATCATGCTGCCGCCCGGCGCGATCCTGCTGGACGATCGTGGCGATGCCTGGTGGCAGTCCGCCGATGATCCGCATGGCATTGCCTTGCCGATCGCCGATACCGTCAGCCCAACGCTGCTTGGGCTGGACCTCGCGGCGACGGCAGCCCTATGGAGCGGTAGCAGGCTTCACCTGTTGGCGGCGCAGAGCGGGTTCGGGAGGCTTGATCTGTCGTGA
- the ftsZ gene encoding cell division protein FtsZ encodes MAEFKKPEISEMRPKITVIGVGGGGGNAINNMIVEQLQGTEFIAANTDAQALTMSKATRLIQLGAHVTEGLGAGSLPEIGRAAAEESLDEIMDHLAGTHMCFVTAGMGGGTGTGAAPIIAQAARKAGILTVGVVTKPFTFEGRRRMQMAEEGIERLRESADTVIVIPNQNLFRIADAKTTFADAFVIADRVLYSGVSCITDLIVKEGLINLDFADVKSVMRGMGRAMMGTGEASGDGRAMKAAEAAIANPLLDEMSMKGAKGVLVSISGGRDMTLFEVDEAATRIREEVYEDADIIVGAIFDKSMEGRFRVSVVATGLDRALGAEDAGAGVAHDRAAQSPLRTLQ; translated from the coding sequence ATGGCCGAGTTCAAGAAGCCGGAAATCTCCGAGATGAGACCCAAGATCACCGTTATCGGCGTCGGCGGCGGTGGCGGCAACGCCATCAACAACATGATCGTGGAACAGCTTCAGGGAACCGAATTCATTGCCGCCAACACCGACGCGCAGGCGCTGACCATGTCGAAGGCGACACGGCTGATCCAGCTTGGCGCACACGTCACGGAAGGATTGGGCGCCGGCTCGCTGCCGGAGATCGGCCGTGCCGCGGCCGAGGAATCGCTCGACGAAATAATGGATCATCTGGCCGGCACGCATATGTGTTTCGTCACCGCAGGCATGGGCGGCGGCACCGGCACCGGCGCCGCCCCGATCATTGCGCAAGCGGCGCGCAAGGCCGGCATCCTGACTGTCGGCGTCGTCACCAAGCCCTTTACCTTCGAGGGCAGGCGCCGCATGCAGATGGCCGAGGAAGGTATCGAGCGGCTGCGCGAAAGCGCCGATACGGTGATCGTCATCCCGAACCAGAACCTGTTCCGGATCGCCGATGCAAAGACCACCTTCGCCGACGCCTTCGTCATTGCCGACCGGGTGCTTTACTCCGGCGTCAGCTGCATCACCGATCTCATCGTCAAGGAAGGCCTGATCAATCTCGATTTCGCCGACGTCAAATCGGTCATGCGCGGCATGGGCCGCGCCATGATGGGAACCGGCGAGGCGTCAGGCGACGGCCGGGCGATGAAGGCTGCGGAGGCCGCGATCGCCAACCCGTTGCTGGACGAAATGTCGATGAAGGGCGCCAAGGGCGTGCTGGTCTCGATATCGGGCGGCAGGGACATGACCCTGTTCGAGGTCGACGAGGCCGCCACCCGCATCCGCGAGGAGGTCTATGAGGATGCCGACATCATCGTCGGCGCGATCTTCGACAAGAGCATGGAAGGCCGCTTCAGGGTTTCGGTGGTGGCGACCGGTCTCGACCGCGCGCTTGGCGCGGAGGATGCCGGTGCCGGCGTCGCGCATGACCGCGCCGCTCAATCGCCATTGCGGACGCTGCAGTAA
- a CDS encoding DUF5691 domain-containing protein, with the protein MNEIEQTGLATMRDCWITGGTSFDLAPAAWKDIAAGANPDERERRLLAIAAQALEIALRPAAPKTLKRRPPLPELALPMLPERLRPILRAALKHAADARAKSRVVALVASRGFVLHPMDWMPAASDQTSPDVYAPWIDWQAGVDGEKHTDREQLTAQNWDDFYPAARRSALSDLRRTAPAVARELIETKGSSEPAEIRLTLIALMHFGLGPDDVPFLKSLSADRSGKVRELAGRLLARLGQHGQPGDGGPENPTAELAAFITEGKSGFIRRRTTYSPAKLKSPAQERRRAELFETCNLVDLAARFGVTEPDFIGAWQFGADNNVDILVARMVAASGSDASVTHMADTLVAEGGKPALFVLHLMPRLDSRRQRVLIRLILKDTQYLGALSLAEGIEAGWLDWADLTNGETLPALRAAVAGNDDAVKRGADQLLEALGFLVTAAAAEKLIGDVVAAGMAPSAPSLGLLRLNASLSGP; encoded by the coding sequence GTGAACGAGATCGAGCAGACGGGTCTAGCGACCATGCGCGATTGCTGGATCACCGGCGGGACCAGCTTTGACTTGGCCCCGGCCGCCTGGAAGGACATTGCCGCCGGCGCCAACCCCGACGAGCGTGAGCGCCGTCTGCTGGCGATCGCCGCGCAAGCCCTCGAAATTGCCTTGCGGCCGGCAGCACCAAAGACGCTGAAGCGTCGCCCACCGCTGCCCGAGCTTGCCTTGCCGATGCTGCCTGAGCGGCTGCGGCCAATTTTGCGGGCTGCGCTGAAACACGCCGCCGACGCAAGAGCCAAGTCGCGTGTGGTGGCCCTCGTCGCTAGTCGCGGCTTCGTGCTCCATCCGATGGACTGGATGCCGGCCGCGTCGGATCAGACCAGCCCGGATGTCTATGCACCCTGGATCGATTGGCAGGCTGGCGTGGATGGCGAAAAACACACAGACCGGGAGCAACTGACGGCGCAGAATTGGGACGATTTCTATCCCGCCGCGCGCCGCAGTGCGCTCTCCGATCTGCGCCGCACCGCGCCGGCCGTGGCGCGGGAGCTGATCGAGACCAAGGGATCAAGCGAGCCGGCGGAGATCAGGCTCACGCTCATCGCACTCATGCATTTCGGCCTGGGGCCTGATGACGTGCCCTTCCTGAAAAGCCTGTCCGCCGATCGTTCCGGCAAGGTGCGCGAATTGGCCGGCCGGCTGCTGGCGCGGTTGGGCCAGCACGGCCAGCCAGGCGATGGCGGGCCGGAAAATCCCACGGCCGAACTCGCCGCCTTCATCACGGAAGGCAAATCCGGCTTCATCCGCCGCCGCACCACCTACTCGCCGGCAAAGCTGAAATCGCCGGCGCAGGAACGACGCCGCGCCGAACTGTTCGAGACCTGCAACCTGGTTGATCTTGCCGCGCGCTTCGGCGTCACCGAACCCGACTTCATCGGCGCCTGGCAGTTCGGCGCCGACAACAATGTCGATATCCTTGTCGCCCGCATGGTCGCCGCGTCAGGCAGCGATGCATCGGTCACGCACATGGCCGATACGCTTGTCGCTGAGGGCGGCAAGCCGGCGCTTTTCGTCCTCCATTTGATGCCGCGTCTGGACAGTCGCCGGCAACGTGTCCTGATCAGGCTGATCCTGAAGGACACGCAATATCTCGGTGCGCTCAGCCTGGCCGAGGGCATTGAAGCAGGCTGGCTGGACTGGGCCGACCTGACGAACGGCGAGACGCTGCCGGCGCTGCGCGCCGCTGTCGCGGGAAACGATGATGCCGTGAAGCGCGGCGCCGACCAGCTTCTGGAAGCGCTGGGCTTTCTCGTCACCGCGGCGGCGGCGGAAAAATTGATTGGCGACGTCGTCGCGGCCGGCATGGCGCCGTCAGCACCGTCGCTCGGTCTTCTGCGCCTCAACGCATCCTTGAGCGGGCCTTGA
- a CDS encoding DUF5682 family protein, which translates to MASGDVSYFGIRHHGPGSAASLVQALQELKPVAVLIEGPADASALLPLLARPEMQPPVALLCYPEDDPASTSFWPFAEFSPEYQATLWAVANNAAVRFIDLPSSARVAPAEAAEKTDGTEATVEAETAPHLRDPIGTLAQAAGYEDGESWWADIIEQNPEPGPIFAAIADAMTTLREGEGPLAEFEAKREAHMRLEIAAARKEFDGPIAVVCGAFHVPALQVTRSQKEDQALLKGLARRKSTMTWAPWTGPRLALGFGYGAGIVAPGWCKHLWRTRGQGDASVLWLARIAAVLRAKGHMVSTASLIEAERLARTLAVIRERPKPGFEELRDAAIAALFNGEAILWALVEAELLLGADVGEIPPDTPLAPLIEDLQRNQKAARLKPEALERELSVDLRSESGLFRSTLLHRLNVLGVHWGRLTDSGRSRGTFRERWALAWEPEYAVRLVENLVHGPTIEKAANGRLVQMIGAATSLDALAALVQGAITANLSEASSAGLAMLEERAARSSECLEILASVPPLAEIIRYGEARKTETERLSGLLERLIVEGGIALPYAARDLDAPASTALVGAMRKADEAIKLVEPEQNVLDAWRNGLAAVLDGLRSTALVAGCAAHLLYEAGHLSADAAAGLIARRLSPGTPVAEAAGFFEGFFSTAGQRLIYDEGLRGAVDAWLKSLDEDAFIAHLPLLRRVFSHLDSMERRRLIEAVLGRARRLPAGLTPTPNGDEAWRRHLERLRPLLMSENGNG; encoded by the coding sequence ATGGCATCAGGCGACGTTTCCTATTTCGGCATACGCCACCACGGGCCTGGCTCCGCCGCCAGCCTGGTGCAGGCGTTGCAGGAGTTGAAACCGGTCGCCGTGCTGATCGAGGGGCCGGCCGACGCCTCGGCGCTGCTGCCCTTGCTCGCCCGCCCCGAAATGCAGCCGCCGGTGGCGCTGCTCTGCTATCCCGAAGACGATCCGGCTTCGACGAGCTTCTGGCCCTTTGCCGAGTTCTCGCCGGAGTATCAGGCGACGCTCTGGGCCGTCGCCAACAACGCGGCAGTGCGCTTCATCGACCTGCCGTCTTCGGCCCGGGTCGCCCCGGCTGAAGCTGCGGAAAAAACCGATGGAACGGAAGCCACCGTGGAGGCTGAGACGGCGCCACATCTGCGCGATCCGATCGGCACGCTGGCGCAGGCCGCCGGCTATGAGGATGGCGAGAGCTGGTGGGCCGATATCATCGAGCAGAACCCTGAGCCCGGTCCGATCTTCGCGGCCATAGCCGATGCGATGACGACGCTGCGCGAAGGCGAAGGCCCGCTTGCCGAATTCGAGGCAAAGCGTGAAGCGCATATGCGGCTGGAGATCGCCGCCGCGCGCAAGGAATTCGACGGACCGATCGCTGTCGTCTGCGGCGCCTTCCATGTGCCGGCACTGCAGGTGACACGATCGCAAAAGGAGGATCAGGCGCTGCTCAAGGGGCTTGCCCGGCGCAAGAGCACGATGACCTGGGCGCCATGGACCGGCCCGCGCCTGGCGCTGGGCTTCGGTTATGGCGCCGGCATCGTCGCGCCCGGCTGGTGCAAGCATCTGTGGCGGACGCGTGGGCAAGGCGACGCCTCGGTCCTGTGGCTCGCGCGCATCGCTGCAGTGCTGCGGGCGAAGGGGCACATGGTCTCGACCGCTTCGCTGATCGAGGCCGAAAGGCTGGCCCGCACGCTGGCTGTCATACGCGAGCGGCCAAAGCCCGGCTTCGAGGAATTGCGCGATGCAGCGATCGCCGCTCTGTTCAACGGCGAAGCCATATTGTGGGCGCTGGTCGAAGCCGAACTCCTGCTGGGTGCCGATGTCGGTGAAATTCCGCCTGACACCCCGCTGGCGCCACTGATCGAGGATCTGCAGCGCAACCAGAAGGCGGCGCGGCTGAAGCCCGAAGCGCTGGAGCGCGAACTGTCGGTCGACCTGCGCAGCGAAAGCGGGCTGTTCCGGTCGACCTTGCTGCACCGGCTGAACGTGCTTGGCGTGCATTGGGGCAGGCTGACTGATAGCGGGCGCAGCCGCGGCACGTTTCGAGAGCGCTGGGCGCTGGCGTGGGAGCCGGAATATGCCGTTCGCCTGGTCGAGAACCTGGTTCATGGGCCAACCATCGAAAAGGCGGCCAATGGCCGGCTGGTCCAGATGATCGGCGCCGCGACATCGCTCGATGCGCTGGCGGCGCTGGTCCAGGGCGCCATCACGGCCAACCTGTCCGAAGCCTCGTCCGCCGGGCTGGCGATGCTGGAGGAACGCGCGGCGCGCAGCAGCGAATGCCTGGAAATCCTGGCATCGGTGCCGCCACTCGCCGAAATCATCCGCTATGGCGAAGCCCGCAAGACGGAAACCGAACGCCTGTCCGGCCTGTTGGAGCGGTTGATCGTCGAAGGCGGTATCGCGCTTCCCTACGCCGCGCGCGACCTCGACGCCCCGGCTTCGACGGCGCTGGTCGGCGCCATGCGCAAGGCCGACGAGGCGATCAAGCTGGTCGAACCCGAACAAAACGTCCTGGACGCCTGGCGTAATGGACTGGCGGCCGTGCTCGATGGATTGCGATCAACCGCATTGGTGGCAGGCTGTGCCGCCCATCTGCTTTACGAAGCCGGGCATTTGTCCGCCGACGCCGCGGCGGGCCTTATCGCGCGGCGCCTCTCGCCGGGCACGCCGGTCGCCGAGGCGGCGGGGTTCTTCGAAGGGTTCTTCAGCACCGCCGGTCAGCGGCTGATCTATGACGAAGGCTTACGCGGCGCGGTCGATGCCTGGCTTAAATCCCTCGACGAAGACGCCTTCATCGCGCATCTGCCGCTGCTGCGCCGGGTGTTTTCGCATCTGGACTCGATGGAGCGGCGGCGGCTGATCGAAGCCGTCCTCGGCCGCGCCAGGCGCCTGCCGGCCGGGCTGACGCCGACGCCAAACGGTGACGAGGCCTGGCGCCGGCATCTGGAACGGCTTCGGCCTTTGCTGATGAGCGAGAACGGCAATGGATGA
- a CDS encoding ATP-binding protein, whose amino-acid sequence MNAAIRLPVEQAYAAELQALARNDDRQKPAGWSLSPKAVLTYLLGGKADDGTVITPKYVGRRRLMETAVATLATDRALLLLGVPGTAKSWVSEHLAAAIMGDSTLIVQCTAGTDENQIRYGWNYAQLLAKGPSQEALVPTPLYRAMQDGKLCRLEELTRMGSDVQDTLITVLSEKMMPIPELNTSIYAQRGFNIIATANNRDKGVNELSSALKRRFNVVLLPLPEDMAEEVAIVSKRVGEMAGGLDLPVPKNVGEEIARVLTIFRELRSGATSDGKVTLKTPSGSLSTAEAIATMVGGLSQAAWFDSGKLGAEGLAASLVGAIVKDPVQDKLVLEEYLETVLKKRPDYAGYYAALNAAI is encoded by the coding sequence ATGAACGCAGCCATCCGTCTTCCGGTCGAGCAGGCCTATGCCGCCGAATTGCAGGCGCTCGCGCGCAATGACGACCGGCAAAAGCCCGCCGGCTGGAGTCTGTCGCCAAAGGCGGTGCTGACCTATCTGCTCGGCGGGAAGGCTGACGACGGCACGGTGATAACGCCCAAATATGTCGGTCGTCGCCGGCTAATGGAAACAGCGGTAGCAACGCTCGCCACCGACCGCGCGCTGTTGCTGCTCGGCGTTCCCGGCACCGCCAAATCCTGGGTGTCGGAGCATCTCGCCGCCGCCATCATGGGCGACTCGACGCTGATCGTGCAGTGCACGGCCGGCACCGACGAGAACCAGATTCGCTACGGCTGGAATTACGCGCAGCTTCTGGCCAAAGGCCCCAGCCAGGAAGCGCTGGTGCCGACGCCGCTCTACCGCGCCATGCAGGACGGCAAGCTCTGCCGCCTCGAGGAACTGACGCGCATGGGTTCGGACGTGCAGGACACGCTGATCACCGTGCTGTCCGAAAAGATGATGCCTATCCCTGAACTCAACACCTCGATCTACGCGCAGCGTGGCTTCAATATCATCGCCACCGCCAACAACCGTGACAAGGGCGTCAACGAACTGTCCTCGGCGCTGAAGCGCCGCTTCAATGTCGTCTTGCTGCCCTTGCCTGAAGACATGGCGGAGGAAGTGGCGATCGTCTCCAAGCGCGTCGGCGAGATGGCCGGCGGTCTCGACCTGCCGGTGCCGAAGAATGTCGGCGAGGAGATCGCCCGCGTTCTGACTATCTTTCGCGAGTTGCGCTCCGGCGCGACATCAGATGGCAAGGTGACGTTGAAGACGCCGTCCGGTTCGCTGTCCACGGCTGAAGCCATCGCCACCATGGTCGGTGGCCTCAGCCAGGCGGCCTGGTTCGACAGCGGCAAGCTCGGCGCTGAAGGTCTGGCTGCCAGCCTTGTCGGCGCGATCGTGAAAGATCCGGTGCAGGACAAGCTGGTGCTGGAGGAATATTTGGAAACGGTGCTCAAGAAGCGGCCCGATTATGCCGGCTATTACGCCGCTTTGAACGCAGCGATCTGA
- a CDS encoding GntR family transcriptional regulator, which produces MADRTQFGLTAVDTVPLHEKVYLELVRALMSGQFTPGQKLTSRKLAKELGTSDMPVRSAFMRLQALRALSPMPNGSVEVPVISADRFSQLTAVRTILEGSATELATKLVNGNNLRAIRRHSTELTLAARKGDIDDYLRKNYAFKFSIYRHCGNEQMIFLIETVWMQVGPFLRNLAMGFEDDLSSILDIDYHEQVVAAIEAQDGARARAAIVRDIDEGAAHILQQARFPGARP; this is translated from the coding sequence ATGGCCGACAGAACACAATTCGGGTTGACCGCGGTCGACACCGTCCCCCTGCACGAGAAGGTCTATCTGGAGCTTGTGCGAGCCCTGATGTCCGGCCAGTTCACGCCTGGCCAGAAGCTGACCTCGCGCAAGCTCGCCAAGGAACTCGGCACCAGCGACATGCCGGTGCGCAGCGCCTTCATGCGGCTGCAGGCGCTGCGGGCGCTGAGCCCGATGCCGAACGGCAGCGTCGAAGTGCCGGTCATTTCGGCCGACCGGTTCTCGCAATTGACCGCGGTGCGCACGATCCTCGAAGGCTCGGCGACCGAGCTCGCGACAAAGCTCGTCAACGGCAACAATCTGCGGGCGATCCGGCGCCACAGCACCGAATTGACCCTGGCGGCCCGCAAGGGCGATATCGACGACTATCTCAGGAAGAATTACGCCTTCAAGTTCTCGATCTATCGCCATTGCGGTAACGAGCAGATGATCTTCCTGATCGAGACCGTCTGGATGCAGGTCGGACCATTTCTCAGAAACCTCGCCATGGGCTTCGAGGACGACCTCTCCTCCATCCTCGACATCGACTATCACGAGCAAGTCGTCGCGGCGATCGAGGCCCAGGACGGCGCGCGCGCCCGCGCAGCCATCGTGCGCGACATCGATGAAGGTGCCGCGCATATCCTGCAGCAGGCCAGATTTCCGGGTGCAAGGCCTTAG